One segment of Pleuronectes platessa chromosome 21, fPlePla1.1, whole genome shotgun sequence DNA contains the following:
- the kcnj2a gene encoding inward rectifier potassium channel 2a, whose amino-acid sequence MGSVRASRYSIVSSEEDGMKLATMAVPNGYSKSKVHTRHQPQSRFVKKDGHCNVQFINVSEKGQRYLADIFTTCVDIRWRWMFIIFCLAFLLSWLFFGCVFWLVAILHGDLQNNAQKCVSNVSSFTAAFLFSIETQTTIGYGYRYVTDECPVAVFMVVFQSIVGCIIDAFIIGAVMAKMAKPKKRNETLVFSHNATVAMRDNKLCLMWRVGNLRKSHLVEAHVRAQLLKSRTTAEGEYIPLDQMDIDVGFDSGVDRIFLVSPITIVHEIDEHSPFYNMSKQDLESSEFEIVVILEGMVEATAMTTQCRSSYVSSEILWGHRFEPVLFEEKNYYKVDYSRFHKTYEVPSTPLCSARDFAEKKFILSTSNSFCYENEIALENKEDTDEGNGGSVGPDGTQTDNISETEHSQATVPLEPRPLRRESEI is encoded by the coding sequence ATGGGAAGCGTGCGAGCCAGCCGCTACAGCATTGTGTCATCAGAGGAGGACGGCATGAAGCTTGCCACTATGGCAGTGCCCAACGGCTACAGCAAGAGCAAGGTGCACACCCGGCACCAGCCGCAGAGCAGATTTGTAAAGAAGGACGGTCACTGCAATGTGCAGTTCATCAACGTGAGTGAGAAAGGTCAGCGGTACTTGGCCGACATCTTCACGACGTGCGTGGACATCCGCTGGAGGTGGATGTTCATCATCTTCTGCCTCGCCTTCCTGCTGTCATGGCTGTTCTTCGGCTGCGTCTTCTGGCTAGTGGCCATCTTGCACGGGGACTTACAAAACAACGCCCAGAAGTGTGTCTCCAACGTGAGCAGCTTCACCGCTGCCTTCTTGTTCTCCATCGAGACCCAGACAACTATCGGTTACGGCTACAGATACGTGACAGACGAGTGCCCTGTTGCTGTGTTCATGGTGGTTTTCCAAAGCATTGTGGGCTGCATTATTGATGCTTTTATTATTGGCGCCGTTATGGCAAAAATGGCAAAGCCCAAGAAGAGGAatgaaactctggttttcagccatAACGCCACAGTGGCCATGAGGGACAACAAGCTCTGCCTGATGTGGCGTGTTGGCAATTTAAGGAAGAGCCACCTGGTCGAGGCGCATGTGCGGGCGCAGCTTCTGAAGTCCCGCACCACAGCAGAGGGGGAGTACATCCCTCTGGACCAGATGGACATAGACGTGGGCTTTGACAGCGGAGTCGACCGCATCTTCCTGGTGTCGCCGATCACCATTGTCCACGAGATTGACGAGCACAGCCCCTTCTACAACATGAGCAAACAGGACCTCGAGAGCTCAGAGTTTGAAATCGTGGTCATCCTGGAGGGCATGGTCGAGGCGACGGCCATGACCACGCAGTGCCGCAGCTCCTACGTCTCCAGTGAGATCCTCTGGGGCCACCGGTTCGAGCCCGTGCTCTTCGAGGAGAAGAACTACTACAAGGTAGACTACTCCCGCTTCCATAAGACTTACGAGGTGCCGAGCACCCCGCTGTGCAGCGCCAGAGACTTTGCAGAGAAAAAGTTCATCCTCTCAACCTCCAACTCTTTCTGCTATGAAAACGAGATTGCGCTGGAGAACAAAGaggacacggacgaggggaacGGGGGCAGCGTGGGGCCGGACGGGACCCAGACGGACAACATCTCAGAGACCGAGCACAGCCAGGCCACTGTGCCGCTCGAACCGCGGCCTCTGAGACGAGAGTCCGAAATATGA
- the map2k6 gene encoding dual specificity mitogen-activated protein kinase kinase 6, whose product MEGGSEKEGKVFCASPPPHQSRGEMSQPKGGKRKPVLKLSKEAFEQTTPAAAPPRDLDSKACVTIGEKNFEVKADDLEQICELGRGAYGVVYKMRHVPSGLIMAVKRIRATVNTQEQKRLLMDLDISMRTVDCFYTVTFYGALFREGDVWICMELMDTSLDKFYKQVIEKGRNIPEDILGKIAVSIVKALEHLHSNLQVIHRDVKPSNVLINTQGQVKMCDFGISGYLVDSVAKTMDAGCKPYMAPERINPETNQKGYNVKSDIWSLGITMIELAILRFPYDSWGTPFQQLKQVVEEPSPQLPVDQFSPEFVDFTSQCLKKVSKERPTYTELMQHPFFTSHEAKETDVASFVKVILGD is encoded by the exons gAAAGAGGAAGCCGGTGCTCAAGCTCTCTAAGGAGGCGTTTGAGCAAACTACTCCTGCTGCAGC acctCCCAGGGATTTGGATTCCAAAGCTTGTGTGACCATCGGAGAAAAG AACTTCGAGGTGAAGGCCGATGACCTGGAGCAGATCTGCGAGCTGGGCCGGGGGGCGTACGGCGTGGTCTACAAGATgaggcacgtgcccagcggccTCATCATGGCGgtgaag AGGATTCGAGCCACAGTGAACACTCAGGAGCAGAAGAGGCTGCTGATGGACCTGGACATCTCCATGAGGACGGTGGACTGCTTCTACACCGTCACCTTCTACGGAGCCTTGTTCAGAGAG GGAGACGTGTGGATCTGCATGGAGCTGATGGACACGTCCCTCGACAAGTTCTACAAGCAGGTGATCGAGAAGGGGAGGAACATCCCCGAGGACATCCTGGGAAAGATCGCCGTCTCT ATAGTGAAAGCTCTGGAGCATCTGCACAGTAACCTGCAGGTCATACACAGAG acgTGAAGCCGTCCAACGTGCTGATCAACACTCAGGGTCAAGTGAAGATGTGCGACTTCGGTATCAGCGGCTACCTGGTGGACTCCGTGGCCAAGACCATGGACGCCGGCTGCAAACCCTACATGGCG CCGGAGAGGATCAACCCCGAGACCAACCAGAAGGGTTACAACGTGAAGTCGGACATCTGGAGTCTAGGAATCACAATG ATCGAGCTGGCCATCCTGCGCTTCCCGTATGACTCGTGGGGCACGCCCTTCCAGCAGCTGAAGCAGGTGGTGGAGGAACCTTCGCCCCAGCTTCCTGTGGACCAGTTCTCTCCAGAGTTTGTGGACTTCACCTCTCAGTG CTTGAAGAAAGTTTCCAAAGAGAGGCCGACGTACACAGAACTCATG CAACATCCCTTCTTCACCTCCCACGAGGCCAAAGAGACCGACGTGGCCTCCTTCGTGAAAGTCATCCTCGGGGACTGA